In the Candidatus Micrarchaeia archaeon genome, one interval contains:
- a CDS encoding fibrillarin-like rRNA/tRNA 2'-O-methyltransferase produces MNKKIIKIFPGVFEIERRIATKNLIKGNPVYGEIIKKIDNDEYRFWDPHRSKLCAAIKRGIKDIYIKEGDKVLYLGAATGTTSSHVADIIGPKGVAYCVEFAPISFRKLIHVCENRTNMIPIMGDARKPDMYTEVGEVDIVYEDVAQPDLAEILLTNCRYFLKKGGYAMLAVKSQSIDVTKDPKQTYEETIKKLEKELKIVETIILDPYEKDHLFIVAQKI; encoded by the coding sequence ATGAATAAAAAAATAATAAAAATATTCCCAGGAGTATTTGAAATTGAAAGAAGAATTGCTACAAAGAATTTAATTAAAGGTAATCCTGTTTATGGAGAAATTATAAAAAAAATAGATAATGATGAATATAGGTTTTGGGACCCTCATAGAAGTAAATTATGTGCTGCAATTAAAAGAGGAATAAAAGATATTTATATTAAAGAAGGAGATAAAGTATTATATTTAGGGGCAGCAACTGGAACAACATCTTCTCATGTTGCAGATATTATAGGCCCTAAAGGAGTAGCTTACTGTGTTGAATTTGCACCTATTTCATTTAGGAAACTTATTCATGTATGCGAAAATAGAACAAATATGATCCCAATAATGGGAGATGCAAGGAAACCAGATATGTATACTGAAGTTGGAGAAGTAGATATTGTTTATGAGGATGTAGCACAACCAGATTTAGCAGAAATACTATTAACAAATTGCAGATATTTCTTAAAAAAAGGAGGATATGCAATGCTTGCTGTTAAATCACAAAGTATTGATGTTACTAAAGATCCAAAACAAACATATGAAGAAACTATAAAAAAATTAGAAAAAGAACTAAAAATTGTTGAAACAATTATCTTAGATCCATATGAAAAAGACCACCTGTTTATTGTAGCTCAAAAAATTTAA
- a CDS encoding ZIP family metal transporter, translated as MNEVLIYSISAAFIVSLLSFIGVITLSLNEDKLKKILILLVAFSAGALMGGAFLHLLPEALEVSSCDPFFCVLIGFSLFFLIEKFLFWHHCHEHECEVHSFTYMSLIGDGVHNFIDGLIIVAGFIVSVPFGITTTIAIIAHEIPQEIGDFAILLYGGWKKKKALLFNFASGLTAVLGALIGALTYIYIPNFTSFLLPFAAGGFIYIASSDLIPELHKQKDTKRSILVFLMFLIGIGFMYAVKLYFGH; from the coding sequence ATGAATGAAGTTTTAATATATTCAATAAGTGCTGCATTTATTGTAAGTTTACTTTCTTTTATAGGAGTAATTACTTTAAGTTTAAATGAAGATAAATTAAAAAAAATTCTTATTTTATTAGTTGCTTTTTCAGCAGGCGCTTTAATGGGCGGAGCTTTTTTACATTTATTACCAGAAGCGTTAGAAGTATCTTCTTGTGATCCATTTTTTTGTGTATTAATTGGTTTTTCATTATTTTTTTTAATTGAGAAATTTTTATTTTGGCACCATTGTCATGAACATGAATGTGAAGTTCATTCATTTACATATATGAGTTTAATAGGAGACGGAGTTCATAATTTTATTGATGGTTTAATAATAGTTGCTGGATTTATTGTAAGCGTTCCTTTTGGTATAACAACAACAATAGCGATTATAGCGCATGAAATACCTCAAGAAATAGGAGATTTTGCTATTTTATTATATGGGGGATGGAAAAAGAAAAAAGCATTATTATTTAATTTTGCTTCTGGATTAACCGCAGTGTTAGGTGCATTAATCGGTGCCTTAACTTATATTTATATTCCAAATTTTACTTCCTTTTTACTTCCATTTGCAGCAGGAGGTTTTATTTATATCGCATCTTCAGATTTAATTCCAGAATTACATAAACAAAAAGATACGAAACGTTCTATATTAGTATTTTTAATGTTTTTAATAGGAATAGGTTTTATGTATGCAGTAAAATTATATTTTGGTCATTAA
- a CDS encoding nucleotidyl transferase AbiEii/AbiGii toxin family protein: MELPIEKKLKKQVHLETAILQDIIMEKLVYSLDLVLHGGTSIWRVYKGNRFSEDLDFYMEKWEPDKIKETLKELEIFEMKLKKFKKTKNTVFSVIEKNNVIVKVEASKKHWKFKEMLGEYEKTNGSYLPISTLSAEDLFKEKTKTYLNRRLIRDIYDIYFLFHQCDFKKIEKTGKEFIKNIPFPKDEDVLKSLILTGKVPTFNEIKLKLLNWFK, translated from the coding sequence ATGGAATTACCAATTGAGAAAAAATTAAAAAAACAAGTACATTTAGAAACTGCTATTTTACAAGATATAATAATGGAAAAACTCGTTTATTCCTTAGACTTAGTTCTTCATGGAGGAACTTCTATATGGCGAGTATATAAAGGAAATCGGTTTTCTGAAGATTTAGATTTTTATATGGAAAAATGGGAACCTGATAAAATAAAAGAAACTTTAAAAGAATTAGAAATTTTTGAAATGAAACTCAAAAAATTTAAAAAAACAAAAAATACTGTTTTTTCAGTAATTGAAAAAAACAATGTAATTGTAAAAGTAGAAGCTTCTAAAAAACACTGGAAATTTAAAGAAATGTTAGGAGAATATGAAAAAACAAATGGAAGTTATCTTCCTATTAGTACATTATCAGCAGAAGATTTATTCAAAGAAAAAACAAAAACATATTTAAATAGAAGATTGATAAGAGATATTTATGATATATATTTCTTATTCCATCAGTGCGATTTTAAAAAAATAGAAAAAACAGGTAAAGAATTTATAAAAAATATCCCTTTCCCAAAAGATGAAGATGTTTTAAAATCATTAATTTTAACAGGAAAAGTTCCAACATTTAATGAAATAAAACTAAAATTATTAAATTGGTTTAAATAG
- a CDS encoding Glu/Leu/Phe/Val dehydrogenase, which translates to MSVFENNIKRLENLKDIIPITKKEMEILTNPKKVLKGKIKIKDKEYEAYRIIFNDSLGPGKGGIRFHPKVNEDEVNSLAFWMALKNSLVGLPYGGAKGGVNIDPKQLTQKELEEVSRQYMQLFYENFGQNKDIPAPDVNTNSQIMAWMLDEYEKIKNKHEFSMITGKPIELGGCELRAGATGQGGAIVLDNIIKKLGKNPDETTVAIQGFGNVGLYLAKFLFEREYKIIAISDISGMVYDKEGLNINNLINDMKGKEYLKDCGMEIKDKEELLYLECDVLAPSALENQITKENADKVKAKIILEMANGPITSEADEILNKNDILIIPDILANSGGVIVSYFEWVQNKLGNFFEMEDLERKLECILNKTTDKVFNQELKDKYNLRTVAYALAIKRILDAEKLRGNC; encoded by the coding sequence ATGAGTGTTTTTGAAAATAATATAAAAAGATTAGAAAATTTAAAAGATATAATACCAATAACAAAAAAAGAAATGGAAATTTTAACTAATCCTAAAAAAGTGCTTAAAGGAAAGATAAAAATAAAGGACAAAGAATACGAAGCGTATAGAATAATATTTAATGATTCATTAGGTCCTGGAAAAGGTGGAATAAGGTTTCATCCAAAAGTAAATGAAGATGAGGTAAACTCATTGGCTTTTTGGATGGCTTTAAAAAACTCATTAGTTGGATTACCTTATGGCGGAGCTAAAGGAGGAGTAAATATTGATCCTAAACAATTAACACAAAAAGAATTAGAAGAAGTAAGCAGACAATATATGCAATTATTTTATGAAAACTTTGGACAAAATAAAGATATTCCTGCACCAGATGTTAATACTAATTCTCAAATAATGGCTTGGATGCTTGATGAATATGAAAAAATTAAAAATAAACATGAATTCTCAATGATAACTGGAAAACCTATTGAATTAGGTGGGTGTGAATTAAGAGCAGGAGCAACAGGACAAGGAGGAGCAATTGTTTTAGATAATATAATAAAAAAATTGGGAAAAAATCCAGATGAAACTACCGTTGCTATTCAAGGCTTTGGAAATGTTGGATTATATCTAGCTAAATTTTTATTTGAACGAGAGTATAAGATAATTGCAATTAGTGATATTTCTGGAATGGTCTATGATAAAGAAGGTTTAAACATAAATAATTTAATCAATGATATGAAAGGAAAAGAATATCTAAAAGACTGCGGAATGGAAATAAAAGATAAAGAAGAATTATTATATTTAGAATGCGATGTTTTAGCGCCTTCTGCTTTAGAAAATCAAATAACAAAAGAAAACGCAGATAAAGTAAAGGCAAAGATAATTTTGGAAATGGCAAATGGCCCAATAACTTCAGAAGCAGATGAAATTTTAAATAAAAATGATATTTTAATTATACCTGATATTTTAGCAAATTCAGGAGGGGTTATTGTAAGTTATTTTGAATGGGTTCAAAATAAATTAGGTAATTTCTTTGAAATGGAAGATTTAGAAAGAAAATTAGAATGTATATTAAACAAAACAACAGATAAAGTATTTAATCAAGAATTAAAAGACAAATATAATTTAAGAACAGTTGCTTATGCGCTTGCTATAAAAAGAATTTTAGATGCAGAAAAACTAAGAGGCAACTGCTAA